From one Triticum aestivum cultivar Chinese Spring chromosome 4B, IWGSC CS RefSeq v2.1, whole genome shotgun sequence genomic stretch:
- the LOC123094358 gene encoding uncharacterized protein — MARCSRAWLTLILLACALVQSSYGSRPSPMGLQKPGVVSPTMVHGAAEPRPHDDGATIVPPSTEEGATGHGGVVATSALTGGGVVSSEQRKGTDVPVLQQALGRMLGSKMARRVLGGEAEDSAAGPSCHSNNAHITCAPPAQH; from the coding sequence ATGGCACGGTGCTCGCGCGCTTGGCTCACACTGATTCTTCTCGCTTGTGCCCTTGTGCAGAGCTCTTACGGCTCGAGACCATCTCCAATGGGGTTGCAGAAGCCCGGGGTCGTGTCTCCGACGATGGTTCACGGCGCCGCTGAGCCACGCCCCCACGACGACGGGGCGACCATAGTCCCGCCCTCCACGGAGGAGGGTGCGACCGGTCATGGTGGTGTTGTAGCAACTTCGGCGCTGACGGGCGGTGGTGTTGTGTCGTCGGAGCAGAGGAAGGGTACAGACGTGCCGGTGCTGCAGCAGGCGCTGGGAAGGATGCTGGGCTCGAAGATGGCGCGCCGGGTCCTGGGAGGGGAGGCGGAGGACTCGGCGGCGGGGCCGTCGTGCCACTCCAACAACGCGCACATCACCTGTGCCCCGCCGGCGCAGCACTGA
- the LOC123094357 gene encoding uncharacterized protein has translation MARYSRAWLMLLLLACALVQSSYGSRPSPRERLNPGVMSPKMVHGAAEPRRLDDRATEVRPSTPEGATGGGHQGANADDYAIATSALGGGRVVPEQRKGSGAPVLPQALEKMLGSKLARRLLGGEAEDSAAGPSCHSNNAHNTCAPPAQH, from the coding sequence ATGGCACGGTACTCGCGCGCTTGGCTCATGCTGCTTCTTCTCGCGTGTGCCCTTGTGCAGAGCTCTTACGGCTCGAGACCGTCTCCCCGGGAGCGGCTTAACCCCGGGGTAATGTCTCCGAAGATGGTTCACGGCGCCGCCGAACCGCGCCGTCTCGACGACCGGGCGACTGAAGTCCGCCCTTCCACGCCGGAGGGTGCGACCGGTGGCGGTCATCAAGGAGCAAACGCTGACGATTATGCTATCGCAACTTCGGCGCTGGGCGGGGGCCGTGTCGTGCCGGAGCAGAGGAAGGGTTCAGGGGCGCCGGTGCTGCCGCAGGCGCTGGAAAAGATGCTGGGCTCGAAGCTGGCGCGCCGGTTGCTGGGAGGGGAGGCGGAGGACTCGGCGGCCGGGCCGTCGTGCCACTCCAACAACGCGCACAATACTTGTGCCCCGCCGGCGCAGCACTGA